The following are encoded together in the Aerococcus mictus genome:
- the prmA gene encoding 50S ribosomal protein L11 methyltransferase: MDWLEIIIYCQNIPSDLVSDCLMALGSNGVAIQDIEDYLKLPSAFGVFKSDDVLEKYGDSPIVKGYFSAETDQSALKEAIAEKLQALDPAWSSQGLSINRLEDQSWVSNWQDYYQPIQVNHWLSIIPVWEKDSQQADSNAIYLDPGMAFGTGDHPTTQLAIHLMGLVLQKGDRVIDVGTGSGILAITAKRLGAQSVAAYDYDESIIETAKANINLNAGMDQVTVQSNDKLNGIHDQVDVITANILADILLPLVPQAYDNLKDNGSFILSGIYYTEVDKLKDALIANDFYLPWIMRAGDWFGILAKKGREHRDKNSL; this comes from the coding sequence ATGGACTGGTTAGAAATAATTATATATTGTCAAAATATACCCTCTGACTTAGTATCAGATTGTTTAATGGCGCTCGGTTCTAATGGGGTCGCTATCCAAGATATCGAAGATTATTTAAAGCTTCCCTCAGCCTTTGGTGTCTTTAAAAGCGATGATGTCCTAGAAAAATATGGGGACTCCCCCATTGTAAAAGGCTATTTTTCAGCTGAAACGGACCAATCAGCCTTAAAAGAAGCGATTGCCGAAAAATTACAGGCACTTGATCCTGCTTGGTCCTCACAAGGACTAAGCATTAACCGCTTGGAAGACCAATCTTGGGTGTCGAACTGGCAAGACTATTATCAACCGATTCAAGTCAATCATTGGTTATCAATTATTCCGGTTTGGGAAAAAGACAGTCAACAGGCTGATTCCAATGCTATTTATTTGGATCCTGGCATGGCTTTCGGCACCGGAGACCATCCCACGACCCAGTTAGCCATTCATTTAATGGGTCTGGTCTTACAAAAGGGCGACCGGGTGATTGATGTGGGGACCGGTTCAGGTATTTTAGCGATTACGGCAAAACGCTTAGGGGCTCAAAGTGTCGCTGCCTATGACTATGATGAGAGCATTATCGAAACTGCTAAGGCTAATATTAACCTCAATGCTGGCATGGATCAGGTGACGGTTCAGTCTAACGATAAGCTCAACGGTATCCATGACCAGGTAGATGTGATCACTGCCAATATTTTAGCGGATATCCTCCTGCCGCTCGTTCCCCAAGCCTATGACAACTTAAAAGACAATGGATCTTTTATCTTATCCGGCATCTACTATACTGAAGTTGACAAGCTAAAGGATGCATTAATCGCTAATGATTTTTATTTACCTTGGATTATGCGAGCTGGGGATTGGTTTGGAATCCTAGCCAAGAAGGGTAGAGAGCATCGAGATAAAAATAGTTTATAG
- the gpsB gene encoding cell division regulator GpsB — protein MSARNLTTKDILQKEFKPALRGFNTEEVDAFLDLIIRDYESYEKELAFLRQENNRLKQNIESESKQTNNTSRSSSQAATTNYDILKRLSKLEKTVYGQSIRKQNENYQEDPVEETRIYRSE, from the coding sequence ATGTCTGCTCGTAACTTAACAACCAAAGATATACTACAAAAAGAATTTAAACCAGCCTTGCGTGGCTTTAATACCGAAGAAGTTGACGCGTTTTTAGATTTAATTATTCGTGACTATGAATCCTATGAAAAGGAACTAGCCTTTTTACGCCAAGAAAATAATCGCTTAAAACAAAATATCGAAAGTGAAAGCAAACAGACGAACAACACTAGCAGGAGTTCTAGTCAAGCGGCAACGACTAACTACGATATACTCAAGCGCCTTTCTAAACTGGAAAAAACGGTCTACGGACAAAGCATTCGCAAACAAAATGAGAACTATCAAGAAGACCCTGTTGAAGAAACTCGTATTTACCGTAGCGAATAA
- a CDS encoding THUMP domain-containing class I SAM-dependent RNA methyltransferase, translating into MKQYSLIATCASGIEALVSKELKDLGYSRENENGRVRFQGDLSDVAKTNIWLRTADRIKIVMGEFKATTFDQLYEQTKAIAWEDILPLDAEFPVSGKSVKSKLHHVPTCQSMVKKAIVDRLSEVYHRRGHLPEAGARYPIEISIHKDKALLTLDTSGTSLFKRGYRQEKGGAPLKETLAAALVDLTTWFPDRPLYDPTTGSGTIAIEAAMKGMNIAPGLKRSFVCEDWDIFPKEVFDQVRDQARAAIDHEVQLDILACDIDHRMIEIAQKNAEAAGVSHQIHFKQMQLADFTTQKSYGIIISNPPYGERLNDEDYIHDLYEKMGEIYRPLKTWSKYILTSDENFENYYGQKATKKRKLYNGALKVDYYQYWGEKRPRNKA; encoded by the coding sequence ATGAAACAATATTCCTTAATTGCCACCTGCGCTAGCGGGATTGAGGCCTTAGTATCCAAAGAATTAAAAGATCTGGGTTACTCAAGGGAAAATGAAAATGGCAGAGTTCGCTTTCAAGGTGACCTTAGTGATGTTGCTAAGACTAATATTTGGTTAAGAACTGCTGACCGGATAAAAATTGTTATGGGAGAATTTAAAGCGACCACTTTTGACCAACTTTATGAACAGACCAAAGCCATTGCCTGGGAGGACATCCTCCCCCTCGACGCTGAATTCCCCGTTTCAGGGAAATCAGTAAAATCTAAACTCCACCATGTGCCGACATGTCAGAGTATGGTTAAAAAGGCGATCGTTGACCGCTTAAGTGAGGTCTACCATCGTCGTGGTCATTTACCAGAGGCCGGTGCTCGCTACCCCATTGAGATAAGTATTCACAAAGACAAGGCCCTCTTGACCCTAGATACTTCAGGGACTAGTCTCTTCAAGCGCGGTTACCGTCAAGAAAAAGGTGGAGCTCCCTTAAAAGAGACTTTAGCTGCAGCCCTGGTTGATTTAACCACATGGTTTCCAGACCGCCCCCTTTATGATCCGACCACTGGCTCTGGAACCATCGCCATTGAGGCGGCTATGAAAGGGATGAATATTGCACCTGGTCTTAAGCGGTCATTTGTATGTGAGGACTGGGATATTTTTCCTAAAGAAGTCTTTGACCAGGTCAGAGACCAAGCGCGAGCTGCTATTGACCATGAGGTTCAATTAGATATTCTCGCTTGCGATATTGACCATCGCATGATCGAGATTGCTCAGAAAAATGCTGAAGCAGCAGGTGTTAGTCACCAAATCCACTTTAAACAAATGCAATTAGCTGATTTTACCACCCAAAAAAGCTATGGCATTATTATCTCCAACCCACCCTACGGTGAACGCCTAAATGATGAGGACTATATCCATGACCTTTATGAAAAGATGGGAGAAATTTACCGACCCCTCAAAACTTGGAGTAAGTATATTTTAACCAGTGATGAAAATTTCGAAAATTACTATGGCCAAAAAGCCACTAAAAAACGTAAGCTCTACAATGGAGCCCTCAAGGTGGACTATTACCAATACTGGGGCGAAAAACGTCCTCGTAACAAAGCATAA
- a CDS encoding AmiS/UreI family transporter yields MSGITLMFSGIVLISNGLNYLDKVEDNSNALINIFTGLLYIFLNVMICVHGIFAEKDSTYYYTAISGLLFGYTYLSYGVNRIKQWDNKNLGYFSIFVTFNSIFFAVWILMGNGGNYWDVFNWIMWGYLWATNYFSHNLGRKYGDWLYYLTIFAGVVTCWIPALLILTGNWPSTL; encoded by the coding sequence ATGTCAGGGATAACATTAATGTTTTCTGGAATTGTTCTGATTTCCAATGGGTTAAACTACCTTGATAAGGTTGAAGATAATTCCAATGCACTGATTAATATTTTTACTGGTCTCTTGTATATCTTTCTAAATGTCATGATTTGTGTTCATGGAATTTTTGCTGAAAAAGACTCCACCTATTATTATACAGCGATTTCAGGTCTCTTATTTGGTTACACTTACTTATCCTACGGTGTCAATCGGATCAAACAATGGGATAACAAAAATCTGGGCTACTTTTCCATATTTGTTACCTTTAACTCGATTTTCTTTGCTGTATGGATCCTCATGGGAAATGGCGGTAATTATTGGGATGTCTTTAACTGGATCATGTGGGGTTATCTATGGGCAACCAACTACTTTAGCCACAATTTAGGGCGTAAATATGGCGATTGGTTATATTATCTGACCATTTTTGCCGGGGTAGTGACTTGCTGGATTCCAGCCTTGCTCATTCTCACCGGAAACTGGCCAAGTACTTTATAG
- a CDS encoding inositol monophosphatase family protein produces the protein MKKTKLANDYQNEGVITMNIDQLDQEVKSWFPEIKALIQENTSYKTKEKRDFRDLATEIDIAVQELIENHIKQLPGHQTIIGEETYGQTEVDPEASHLWIIDPIDGTANFVKQKENYATMITYFSHGQAKLAYVYDVFGDELYSASLGDGVYCNGKRLEPVADLSLRDSLIGISPQHNIKRDYFYYIADNAFDIRNYGCSSLDGISVIKGQYGAFVNPGGGPWDYAPFILMAQEMGLHFSNFSNQMPDYTKPSNFIIASPACFSELEPLIQSYTDTGNYNI, from the coding sequence ATGAAGAAGACGAAGCTAGCGAATGATTATCAAAATGAAGGAGTGATCACTATGAATATTGACCAATTAGACCAAGAAGTAAAGTCTTGGTTCCCTGAAATTAAAGCCCTCATTCAAGAAAATACCAGCTACAAAACCAAAGAAAAACGTGATTTTCGTGACTTAGCCACTGAAATCGATATAGCTGTTCAAGAATTAATTGAAAACCATATTAAACAACTCCCCGGCCATCAGACCATTATTGGTGAAGAAACTTATGGCCAAACAGAGGTAGATCCCGAGGCTAGTCATCTATGGATTATTGACCCGATTGATGGCACAGCAAACTTTGTTAAGCAAAAAGAAAATTACGCCACGATGATCACTTATTTTTCCCATGGACAGGCTAAACTAGCCTATGTTTATGATGTCTTTGGTGATGAACTATACTCTGCCAGTTTAGGTGACGGGGTGTATTGTAATGGCAAGCGCTTAGAACCAGTGGCTGATCTTAGTCTAAGAGACTCTCTTATTGGTATTTCTCCTCAACATAATATCAAACGCGACTATTTCTATTATATTGCTGATAATGCCTTCGATATCCGAAATTATGGCTGCTCTTCACTAGATGGAATCAGTGTAATCAAGGGCCAATATGGAGCCTTTGTCAACCCTGGTGGGGGACCCTGGGATTATGCGCCCTTCATTTTGATGGCTCAGGAGATGGGACTGCATTTTTCCAATTTTTCTAATCAAATGCCGGATTATACCAAACCCTCCAATTTTATTATTGCTAGTCCAGCTTGTTTTAGTGAACTTGAGCCTCTCATTCAGTCTTATACAGATACGGGCAACTATAATATTTAA
- a CDS encoding alpha-amylase encodes MNGTMMQYFEWELPDDGKHWQRLASDASHLAEKGFSHVWMPPACKGTGRNDVGYGIYDLYDLGEFDQKGSLWTKYGSKKDYLAAIQALKDQQISPLADVVLNHKAGADQTETFQAYEVDPKNRQRKIGQAHDIEGWTKFTFPGRKGKYSNFTWNWTHFSGVDYDQAKDQKGIFMIKGLNKGWSDNEDVDDENGNYDYLMYADIDYENPEVRAEVLDWALWFIKETGVSGFRLDALKHIDDDFIDSLCDKLLDEFPDFYFIGEYWKGDYQSLENYLKETELNIDLFDVKLHQNFYAASTSWDHFDMSTILEDTLLKNNPTLAISFVDNHDSQPGQSLESWVEDWFKPIAYALILLHENGLPCVFYGDYYGIQGDQPIPNKQAMLDTLLDLRRDKAYGKQNNYFDHPNCVGFTRQGDQDHPSGLAVLMSNGEAGYKEMYVGEEHAQEQWRLVFSSKDTDQSAVTISEKGLACFSCPAGGVAVWSKYEEDEASE; translated from the coding sequence ATGAATGGAACCATGATGCAGTATTTTGAATGGGAGCTTCCTGATGATGGTAAACATTGGCAACGCCTAGCCAGTGATGCTAGTCATTTGGCTGAAAAAGGCTTTAGCCATGTGTGGATGCCACCAGCTTGTAAGGGAACTGGAAGGAATGATGTAGGTTATGGCATCTATGACTTATATGATCTGGGAGAGTTTGATCAGAAAGGTAGCTTATGGACGAAATACGGCAGTAAAAAGGATTATTTAGCTGCCATTCAAGCCTTAAAAGATCAACAAATTAGCCCCTTAGCTGATGTGGTTTTAAATCATAAGGCGGGGGCTGATCAAACGGAAACATTTCAAGCCTATGAAGTTGATCCCAAGAATAGACAAAGAAAAATCGGCCAAGCCCACGACATTGAAGGCTGGACCAAATTTACTTTCCCGGGGCGAAAGGGGAAATACAGCAACTTTACTTGGAATTGGACCCACTTTTCCGGGGTTGATTATGATCAAGCCAAGGATCAAAAGGGCATATTTATGATTAAGGGGCTTAACAAAGGCTGGTCGGATAATGAAGATGTCGATGATGAGAATGGTAATTATGACTATTTAATGTATGCAGATATTGACTATGAAAATCCTGAAGTAAGAGCAGAAGTTCTAGACTGGGCCTTGTGGTTTATCAAGGAAACGGGGGTTAGCGGCTTTCGTTTAGATGCTTTAAAGCATATTGATGATGATTTTATTGACAGTCTATGTGACAAATTACTTGATGAATTTCCTGATTTCTACTTTATTGGCGAGTATTGGAAGGGGGATTATCAAAGTTTAGAAAATTATTTAAAGGAAACGGAACTTAATATCGATCTTTTCGATGTTAAGCTCCATCAGAACTTTTATGCAGCATCAACTTCTTGGGATCACTTTGATATGTCTACTATTTTGGAAGATACTTTATTGAAAAATAACCCGACCTTGGCCATCTCTTTCGTTGATAACCACGATTCCCAACCGGGACAGTCCCTTGAATCTTGGGTGGAAGATTGGTTTAAGCCCATAGCCTACGCCCTCATTCTCCTCCATGAAAATGGCTTACCTTGTGTTTTCTATGGCGATTATTATGGCATTCAAGGGGACCAGCCAATTCCTAATAAGCAAGCCATGTTAGACACCTTGTTAGACTTACGTCGGGATAAAGCTTATGGGAAACAAAATAACTATTTTGACCATCCTAATTGTGTCGGTTTTACCAGGCAGGGAGACCAAGACCATCCTAGTGGTTTGGCTGTATTAATGTCTAACGGGGAGGCTGGCTATAAGGAGATGTATGTAGGGGAAGAGCACGCCCAGGAACAGTGGAGACTAGTCTTTTCATCAAAGGATACGGATCAGTCTGCAGTTACTATTTCTGAAAAGGGACTGGCTTGTTTTTCCTGTCCAGCCGGAGGAGTTGCTGTTTGGAGCAAATATGAAGAAGACGAAGCTAGCGAATGA
- a CDS encoding YkvI family membrane protein — protein sequence MQNQKIKNMVHIGLAYLGVIIGAGFASGKEMLQYFVSFGKWGIVGLCLSALLFIVGGVILLQFGSYYKAQEHSEVFNNISSPFVSKVIDFIINFNLFCTGFVMIAGAGTNLNQQFDWPIWIGALLLSILVIATAYLDVDKVTTLIGAITPFVIIFLIALLIYTLVQQPLSFDEAMAISWSQETTLPNWFISTINYSCLALMLAMSMAMVIGGEQYSPKQAGVGGFFGGALVTLLLFASFFSISLNINSVASSSMPLLELYNKVHPLLGTLMALIIFGMIYNTAIGTYYALAKRVVRTKPQYFSKAMIILVVLGFALSFIGFETLVAYLFPLIGYLGIFVMALLIIQWLLRYRKIHRENKIRDRLIKHEIDRIDEEYDFDTRDKKHMERLYDESNVENKQLKAEVQELGKTIYEEENNTEE from the coding sequence ATGCAAAATCAGAAAATTAAAAATATGGTCCATATTGGGCTTGCTTATTTAGGAGTAATTATCGGTGCCGGTTTTGCTTCTGGAAAGGAAATGTTACAGTATTTTGTTTCTTTTGGTAAGTGGGGAATTGTCGGTCTCTGCCTTTCAGCGCTATTATTTATTGTGGGTGGCGTGATTCTCCTTCAATTTGGATCCTACTACAAGGCTCAAGAACACAGTGAAGTCTTTAACAATATTTCTTCTCCCTTTGTTTCTAAAGTAATTGACTTTATTATTAACTTTAACCTCTTTTGTACTGGATTTGTAATGATTGCTGGGGCAGGGACTAACCTCAACCAGCAGTTCGATTGGCCGATTTGGATCGGGGCCTTACTCTTGTCCATTTTGGTGATCGCGACAGCTTATTTGGACGTCGATAAGGTGACCACCTTGATTGGTGCTATAACACCCTTTGTTATTATTTTTCTAATCGCACTGCTCATTTATACCCTTGTTCAACAACCGCTTAGCTTTGATGAAGCGATGGCTATTTCTTGGTCCCAAGAAACGACCTTACCGAATTGGTTTATTTCCACTATTAATTACTCCTGTTTAGCACTCATGCTAGCCATGTCCATGGCTATGGTCATCGGAGGTGAACAATATAGTCCCAAACAAGCTGGGGTTGGCGGATTCTTCGGGGGAGCCTTGGTCACCTTATTACTCTTTGCCTCCTTCTTTTCTATCAGTTTAAATATTAATAGCGTAGCAAGCAGTTCTATGCCTTTATTGGAACTATATAATAAGGTTCATCCGCTTTTGGGAACCCTCATGGCCTTGATTATTTTCGGTATGATTTATAACACAGCTATAGGGACCTATTATGCTCTCGCTAAACGGGTGGTTCGTACTAAGCCACAATATTTTTCAAAAGCAATGATTATCTTAGTAGTTCTTGGCTTTGCTCTTTCATTTATCGGCTTTGAAACCTTGGTGGCCTATCTCTTTCCCTTAATTGGTTATTTAGGTATTTTTGTGATGGCACTATTAATTATTCAATGGCTATTACGTTACCGTAAAATTCATCGCGAAAATAAAATTAGAGACCGATTGATAAAACATGAAATTGATCGTATTGATGAGGAATATGACTTTGATACTCGCGATAAGAAACATATGGAGCGCTTATATGATGAATCTAATGTTGAAAATAAACAGTTGAAAGCAGAAGTTCAAGAGCTAGGTAAAACCATCTACGAAGAAGAAAATAACACGGAGGAATAA
- a CDS encoding FAD-dependent oxidoreductase yields the protein MSNKFKAVVEGFHGPIQVEVGIDPKLGKIDSLDVDYSDQALVGGLGIEQMKKNILAKGSSSVDAITGASFSTRALRSAVEKAVALAQGKISEADALDPSIFAKVEDGIDATSSASQKLKSGPKNTSPVEPAIPYRDDLDLAETYDVIVVGAGGAGLAAAAEASQAGLKVLICEKAGIAGGTTNYSGGVIQAAGTDQQKEFTEFTDDSPEKHYQLWLKAGEESVDPELVKDLAQGAPDNIKWLENLGIHWTSVYGHNHIPYIEEDLHADRIHVYEGGGAGGQGVVLTQHLLQAALAAGAEIKYNTTAVSLVHKGKKVVGLLAKSAGERQFYLANKGIVLATASIDHNPALARGLSPQHYHDLKYNTCLSTATNTGDGILLGQSVGAAIGGFGGCIDFCGNTGNATDNRVPTLPMILVNGQGDRFVCEDATYAYHYRAIFQEEKKLFKPTYMIFNQGALGAPGSPWTEENIQADIESGLVISGDNLEDLAQKLEIPYENLLATIEEWNRSAQEGLDPLYGRKTGVQALDQAPYYAYQNSASNLGSLGGLKINIDGQVLDVFGQVIPGLYAAGLNAGEWIGPYYPGSGTAISGIIHQGRRAAQAMAKA from the coding sequence ATGAGTAATAAATTTAAAGCGGTGGTGGAGGGCTTCCATGGCCCGATTCAAGTAGAAGTAGGCATTGATCCAAAGCTAGGAAAAATCGATTCGCTTGATGTGGATTATAGTGACCAGGCCCTGGTAGGAGGCCTAGGAATTGAACAAATGAAGAAAAATATCCTAGCCAAGGGATCGAGTAGTGTTGACGCTATAACTGGTGCCAGTTTTTCAACTCGGGCTTTGCGTTCGGCTGTTGAAAAAGCGGTTGCACTCGCTCAAGGAAAAATATCAGAAGCTGATGCCTTAGACCCTAGCATTTTTGCTAAGGTTGAGGATGGAATAGATGCGACGTCGTCGGCTAGTCAAAAATTGAAATCCGGGCCCAAGAATACTTCTCCAGTAGAGCCAGCTATCCCATACCGTGATGACCTTGATCTAGCTGAAACTTATGATGTCATTGTGGTTGGGGCCGGAGGAGCTGGGCTAGCAGCTGCTGCTGAAGCCAGCCAAGCTGGCCTCAAGGTCTTAATTTGTGAAAAAGCAGGCATAGCCGGTGGAACGACTAATTATTCAGGCGGTGTAATACAGGCTGCTGGTACTGACCAACAAAAAGAATTTACCGAATTTACTGATGACAGCCCAGAAAAACATTATCAGTTATGGTTAAAGGCAGGAGAAGAGAGTGTTGACCCTGAACTGGTTAAAGATTTAGCCCAAGGCGCTCCAGACAATATCAAGTGGTTAGAGAATTTAGGTATTCACTGGACTTCTGTTTATGGGCATAACCATATTCCCTATATTGAAGAAGACCTCCATGCGGATCGAATCCATGTCTATGAAGGGGGCGGTGCCGGAGGTCAAGGGGTGGTCTTAACTCAACATCTCCTCCAAGCGGCCTTAGCAGCGGGAGCTGAGATTAAGTATAATACCACAGCTGTTTCTTTAGTTCATAAAGGAAAAAAAGTTGTCGGACTGCTGGCTAAATCGGCAGGAGAAAGACAGTTTTACCTGGCTAATAAGGGGATTGTCTTAGCAACAGCTTCCATTGACCATAATCCAGCCTTAGCCCGTGGCTTAAGCCCCCAACACTATCATGATTTAAAATATAATACTTGTCTTTCAACAGCAACCAATACCGGGGATGGAATTCTCTTAGGCCAGTCCGTAGGGGCAGCTATAGGTGGATTTGGAGGATGTATTGACTTTTGCGGAAATACTGGTAACGCAACGGATAACCGGGTGCCTACTTTGCCAATGATCCTTGTGAATGGTCAAGGAGATCGTTTCGTCTGTGAAGATGCAACTTATGCCTATCACTACCGGGCAATTTTCCAAGAAGAGAAAAAATTATTCAAGCCAACCTATATGATTTTTAACCAGGGAGCTTTAGGCGCTCCAGGAAGTCCTTGGACTGAAGAAAATATTCAGGCAGATATAGAATCCGGTCTGGTGATTAGTGGAGATAATTTGGAAGACTTGGCCCAAAAGCTAGAGATTCCTTATGAAAATTTACTCGCTACGATTGAAGAGTGGAACCGTTCTGCTCAAGAAGGCTTGGACCCCCTATATGGAAGAAAAACTGGCGTTCAAGCCCTTGATCAAGCGCCTTACTATGCTTATCAAAATTCAGCAAGTAATCTGGGCTCGCTTGGGGGACTAAAGATTAATATCGATGGCCAAGTACTGGATGTTTTTGGCCAAGTGATTCCTGGCTTATACGCAGCGGGGCTCAATGCCGGTGAGTGGATTGGTCCTTACTATCCTGGCTCTGGTACAGCAATTTCAGGGATCATTCACCAGGGGCGTAGAGCAGCCCAGGCCATGGCTAAGGCTTAG
- a CDS encoding mechanosensitive ion channel family protein: MYQFLDYLNSDQSDSDLFVKNVLISLGLILIGFLFMKALGWFLPRLFKRDSTAQAFIRVTRLILILLISFFILSIWFTRVELFGVMIIIVVGFAALASKDIIVDLVAYIYIYVRSPLRIGSAIDINGVSGEVVDFDFLQINLAEIGKLTEKRSYTGRYVSVPNRWIFDHAVYNYNHDSPFVVVDVMVPVDFREDTEEVMKITARVAYEQYSKFMDKCDDESLEIFERKMESLGADKKPKIRIEVGNSAYKVFVEFFTSYDAIGQNKMLMQNALYQTFVNKGIEVPIIPVVKVEN, from the coding sequence ATGTATCAATTCTTAGATTATTTAAACAGTGACCAATCTGATTCCGATTTATTTGTCAAAAATGTTTTGATTTCTTTAGGACTTATTTTAATCGGTTTTTTATTTATGAAGGCCTTGGGCTGGTTTTTACCCCGCTTATTTAAACGCGACAGTACAGCGCAGGCCTTTATCCGGGTTACCCGTTTAATTTTGATTCTCTTAATTAGTTTTTTTATTCTAAGTATTTGGTTTACCCGAGTGGAATTATTCGGTGTAATGATTATTATCGTGGTTGGTTTTGCGGCTTTAGCGTCTAAAGACATTATCGTTGACTTGGTTGCTTATATTTATATCTATGTTCGCTCGCCCCTGAGAATAGGTAGTGCAATCGATATTAATGGCGTCTCCGGTGAAGTAGTCGATTTTGACTTTTTACAAATTAACTTGGCTGAGATCGGCAAGTTAACTGAAAAACGCTCCTATACCGGACGCTATGTTTCGGTACCTAACCGTTGGATATTTGATCACGCCGTCTATAATTACAATCATGACAGTCCCTTTGTCGTTGTTGACGTCATGGTACCAGTTGATTTCAGAGAAGATACTGAAGAAGTGATGAAGATTACCGCTCGGGTAGCTTATGAACAATACAGTAAGTTTATGGATAAATGTGACGATGAATCCTTAGAAATCTTTGAACGAAAAATGGAGAGTTTAGGAGCAGATAAAAAGCCTAAGATTCGTATCGAGGTAGGAAATAGCGCCTATAAGGTTTTTGTTGAATTCTTTACCAGTTATGATGCTATTGGTCAAAATAAGATGTTGATGCAGAACGCTCTTTACCAAACCTTTGTGAATAAGGGCATTGAGGTGCCAATTATTCCAGTGGTTAAGGTTGAAAATTAG
- a CDS encoding TetR family transcriptional regulator, with amino-acid sequence MKIKNRITNAFRYLMVEKGFDHIVVEDILKEAGVARSTFYRRFHDKYDVMNYYFVRELAENSSPYEKSLEFYARSVAEYYYIVAKDPLYYQEAFKTVGQNSFSHFIFDNFYQWLIKMKQAASGSDYVSTEDLYAFSFASAGCLEMISRWVKEEMRIPMIDITQWELRNAPGAVLEMFQDSDMASRQYITKEKIQKILNDVQLEVSERPDYLKSK; translated from the coding sequence ATGAAAATTAAGAATCGAATTACCAATGCTTTTCGTTATTTAATGGTTGAAAAGGGGTTTGATCATATTGTTGTGGAAGATATATTAAAGGAAGCCGGCGTTGCCCGGTCGACTTTTTACCGCCGTTTTCATGATAAGTATGATGTGATGAATTATTATTTTGTCAGAGAATTGGCTGAGAATAGTTCACCCTATGAGAAGAGTTTAGAGTTCTATGCCAGGTCAGTGGCTGAATATTATTATATTGTTGCTAAGGATCCTCTTTATTACCAGGAAGCCTTCAAAACAGTAGGACAAAATTCCTTTTCACATTTCATTTTTGATAACTTTTATCAATGGCTAATTAAAATGAAACAAGCAGCCAGTGGCAGTGACTATGTGTCCACTGAAGACCTCTATGCTTTTTCTTTTGCTTCAGCGGGATGTTTGGAGATGATCAGTCGTTGGGTAAAGGAAGAGATGCGGATTCCAATGATTGATATTACCCAGTGGGAACTCAGGAATGCGCCTGGGGCAGTTTTGGAAATGTTTCAAGATTCTGATATGGCCAGTCGTCAATATATTACTAAAGAAAAAATTCAAAAGATTTTAAACGATGTTCAGTTAGAAGTCTCTGAACGACCGGACTACCTCAAAAGCAAGTAA